In Henningerozyma blattae CBS 6284 chromosome 7, complete genome, a single genomic region encodes these proteins:
- the CAR2 gene encoding ornithine-oxo-acid transaminase (similar to Saccharomyces cerevisiae CAR2 (YLR438W); ancestral locus Anc_4.317), translating into MSNEFKQLSTTQAIQYESEYAAHNYHPLPVVFSKAQGCVINDPEGKSYLDFLSAYSAVNQGHCNPRIINALIDQAKNLTLSSRAFYNDVFPVFASKITSLTGFECVLPMNTGAEAVETSFKLVRKYGYEVKKIPQDKAIIIGARGCFHGRTLGALSLSDDPQATDGFGPLVPGFVSLEYGNYNQYKEFLESDKGKYVTAILLEPIQGEAGVVVPPLDFWPKITELCRKHDVLLIADEIQTGLGRTGKLMCWQNYTTEKPDVVLLGKALSGGTLPVSCVLSSKKIMNVFTPGTHGSTFGGSALASRVAIESLNVIIDDHLIENSEKLGKIFKNQLSVIQKNDANNIITEIRGMGLLMAIVIDSKKANNRTAWDLCLLLKENGLLAKPTHDNIIRLAPPLIVTEKQILEASVIIEKCLKLLPNVPISGD; encoded by the coding sequence ATGTCAAACGAGTTTAAACAGTTATCCACCACCCAAGCAATTCAATATGAATCGGAATATGCCGCTCATAATTACCATCCTTTACCAGTAGTCTTCTCTAAAGCACAAGGATGTGTCATAAATGATCCCGAGGGAAAATCATACTTGGATTTTCTTTCTGCTTATTCTGCTGTTAATCAAGGTCATTGTAATCCAAGAATCATAAACGCATTGATTGATCAAGCAAAGAATCTAACTTTATCAAGTAGAGCGTTTTATAATGATGTCTTCCCAGTTTTTGCTTCCAAGATCACTAGTCTCACTGGGTTTGAGTGTGTCCTTCCAATGAATACTGGTGCTGAAGCTGTAGAAACATCTTTTAAGTTGGTTAGAAAATACGGTTAtgaagtaaaaaaaatcccTCAAGATAAGGCAATCATTATAGGTGCACGCGGTTGTTTCCATGGAAGAACTTTGGGTGCTTTATCGCTATCTGATGATCCTCAAGCCACAGATGGGTTTGGTCCATTAGTTCCAGGGTTTGTTTCATTAGAATATGGTAATTATAATCaatataaagaattctTAGAGAGTGATAAGGGGAAATATGTCACTgcaattttattagaacCAATTCAAGGAGAAGCTGGTGTGGTAGTCCCACCTTTAGATTTTTGGCCAAAAATAACAGAATTATGTCGTAAGCATGATGTATTGTTAATTGCTGATGAAATTCAAACAGGTCTTGGTAGAACTGGGAAACTAATGTGTTGGCAAAATTATACTACTGAAAAACCAGATGTTGTCTTATTAGGTAAAGCACTATCAGGTGGTACTTTACCTGTTTCATGTGTTTTGTCttcaaagaaaattatgaaTGTATTTACACCAGGCACTCATGGCTCCACATTCGGTGGTAGTGCCCTGGCTTCAAGAGTTGCCATTGAATCTTTAAATGTAATCATTGATGATCATTTAATCGAAAATTCAGAAAAATTGggtaaaattttcaaaaatcaattaagtgttattcaaaaaaatgatgcgaataatattattactgaAATTCGTGGGATGGGACTCTTGATGGCCATTGTAATTGATTCAAAAAAGGCAAATAATAGAACAGCTTGGGATTTGTGTCtattattgaaagaaaatgGCCTATTAGCAAAGCCAACAcatgataatattattagattagCTCCTCCTCTAATCGTTACAGAAAAACAAATCTTGGAAGCATCTgtaattattgaaaaatgtttgaaattattaccCAACGTACCAATTTCAGGTGATTAA
- the ATG23 gene encoding Atg23p (similar to Saccharomyces cerevisiae ATG23 (YLR431C); ancestral locus Anc_4.311) has protein sequence MNLEELQIQKAEIFNLLQGFIELHRKALTEEESSLHLDKCRKDILICFNDLCTLNNMMITHDGEVREMIKLLKESRQYLSSLIKSEKKLVEKISSWENDKIDITSFENVNNSDPTAIEVPSTYRGYLNQYISLVGANNTTLSSATPTSSSEKDELIDKDDLNNEIIVSGLNDSSSNAQSHQLLSSITLLNKAQENAQSDIASLQQLLANYQKDYAFIKKELRIQSSKIRNKTDQLYKKVEKIYRKKVQILESIGFTIPQEHSNSLTQKLVNFTTGSSSISNLSLEDMTQLNTHSIEFIDVKLEYFQSQLVENKENAKMYVDNRDSWLQCIEYVTALENDLRRKLREADLQDSERISKIISTISITIEDLHILLRQNTDKLIQKLIIEEKSTLQRACEVLSNEELQFSTSSPLKLSSSESKRNSSPPFLLVNKSQTIAGLSDQNIFSSKINDAFELDSFKSAEKNTKND, from the coding sequence ATGaatttagaagaattacaaatacaaaaagctgaaatattcaatttgcTACAAGGATTTATTGAACTGCATAGAAAGGCATTAACAGAAGAAGAATCCTCATTACATTTAGATAAATGCAGGAaggatattttaatatgtTTTAATGACCTATGTACCCTTAATAATATGATGATCACCCACGATGGTGAAGTTCGAGAAATgattaaattattgaagGAATCTAGACAGTACTTAAGTAGCTTAATAAAAAGTGAAAAGAAATTagtagaaaaaatttcatcgTGGGAAAAcgataaaattgatataaCATCTTTCGAAaatgttaataattctgATCCAACGGCGATAGAGGTTCCTTCAACTTACCGTGGATATTTAAACCAATATATTAGCTTAGTTGGGGCTAATAACACAACTCTAAGCTCTGCGACACCAACTTCATCGTCTGAAAAAGACGAATTAATAGATAAGGATGATTTAAACAACGAAATAATTGTATCAGGATTGAATGATAGCTCCTCCAATGCACAGTCACACCAATTACTAAGTTCCATTACATTACTTAACAAAGCTCAAGAAAATGCTCAAAGCGATATAGCATCATTACAACAGCTATTAGCCAATTATCAGAAAGATTACGCCTTTATTAAAAAGGAATTAAGAATACAGAGTTCgaaaattagaaataaaacTGATCAATTGTACAAAAAAGTGGAGAAAATCTATAGAAAGAAGGTACAAATTTTGGAATCAATAGGGTTTACAATTCCACAAGAacattcaaattcattaacACAAAAACTTGTCAATTTTACAACGGGTTCTTCATCGATatcaaatttatctttGGAAGATATGACGCAATTGAATACACATAGTATAGAATTTATCGACGTAAAACtggaatattttcaatctCAACTTGtggaaaataaagaaaatgcAAAAATGTATGTAGATAACAGAGATTCCTGGCTACAATGTATCGAGTATGTAACTGCTcttgaaaatgatttacGAAGGAAACTACGGGAAGCGGATTTGCAAGATTCTGAGAGGATTTCTAAGATAATTTCTACAATTAGCATCACTATTGAAGATCTCCATATATTACTACGACAAAATACAGACAAGCTCAtccaaaaattaattattgaagaaaaatccACCCTACAGAGAGCATGCGAAGTATTATCCaatgaagaattacaattttCAACTTCCTCTCCACTTAAACTATCATCATCAGAATctaaaagaaattcaagCCCTCCATTCCTACTAGTTAATAAATCACAAACAATTGCAGGCTTGTCTGACCAGAacatattttcttcaaaaattaatgacGCTTTTGAGTTggattcttttaaatcagCTGAAAAGAATACAAAAAATGATTAA
- the TSR2 gene encoding Tsr2p (similar to Saccharomyces cerevisiae TSR2 (YLR435W); ancestral locus Anc_4.314), whose product MNNSQFDVSDFVEASKGKTSLKFQDAKQQGKFELGVTMMIYKWEALDIAVENQWGGLESSEKRDWLNGVVIEAFMNEKIIDVEYIEEILLNAMIDEFDVNVEDDSALPIAAGIIELYKQCDRMDYATIDDLYSKYLIKQEQKKNSPTSRANIHINNDPLNPDISSSEEESENELEPEDMDVDMEDSNDYKPPAPVVDDDGFELVQKKGKGRRH is encoded by the coding sequence atgaacaATTCGCAATTCGATGTTAGTGATTTTGTAGAGGCTTCAAAGGGCAAGACttcattgaaatttcaagatGCTAAACAGCAAggtaaatttgaattaggtGTTACCATGATGATATATAAATGGGAAGCATTGGATATTGCTGTGGAAAATCAATGGGGTGGTCTTGAATCTAGTGAAAAGAGAGATTGGCTTAATGGTGTGGTTATAGAGGCATTTATGAATGAGAAAATCATTGATGTAgaatatattgaagaaatacTTTTAAATGCCATgattgatgaatttgacGTCAATGTGGAAGATGACTCAGCTTTACCAATTGCAGCAggtattattgaattatacAAACAATGTGATCGAATGGATTATGCCACCATTGATGATTTATATTCCAAGTATCTGATAAAACAagaacagaaaaaaaattctccTACTTCTCGTGCTAATATCCATATCAACAATGATCCATTAAATCCTGATATATCTTCATCTGAAGAAGAGAGTGAAAATGAGTTAGAACCAGAAGATATGGATGTCGATATGGAAGATAGTAATGATTATAAACCTCCTGCACCAGTAGTAGATGATGATGGGTTCGAATTAGTTCAAAAGAAGGGGAAAGGCAGGAGACATTAG
- the TBLA0G02130 gene encoding uncharacterized protein (similar to Saccharomyces cerevisiae CNA1 (YLR433C) and CMP2 (YML057W); ancestral locus Anc_4.313) → MPHRRTTSFSLFQKDKDKEKLKIVTSQSVPTMIDSKKNTIRSNIYTLPDGRKIKTDSRPITSVPLINNTILKNEDIFDFNNSNLPRPDVIKNHFMQQGKLSDDQLKIILNQLISLLETEPNLLKINTSNKNNQTLDLQSVDTTVEQDLNSADDLMDKIIICGDIHGQFFDLLKLFEINDFNFEDFTYLFLGDYVDRGYFSIEVLVYLYVLKLNFPNNFYLLRGNHESAHLTSFFTFKNEMNYKYKTNLNANTTNTTNATTNNNNRNSTIPGNQNDDPNVYDLCCKSFNHLPIAAVVNEKYFCVHGGIGPDLNYLDDINNINRFVEIPSSGLLCDLVWSDPTEDYDDAPTDDEDDEENDANNSNSNENDNSRINNDTTVDTTNMQDSSLNITTIESIDTNGEITADGDIFFVPNESRGCSVCFTYKAVCEFLKKNNLLSIIRAHEAQDLGYRMYKNTKEYDFPSMLTIFSAPNYLDSFDNKAAILKIENDTLNINQFEKSPHPYLLPDFMDVFSWSLPYVGEKINDLLVSILNICNDDDVKVSPSKLKRNLKRYSHYSSSTSNLPSTSSPKKQQVETNKPIKYLSDDPETFTYMNHSSTQSAPDLVNPYSVNSYKLSNSQTIYPTFKDVDKKIVYSKLHNTGKTNFNSTSDLYSNSITSSKFNRNNIKANPTSELSFGIDKKNNNPAFTQNSSLVKINSNSNRTNSPNGSPDGNSNNNNSSRPASFPQRHSYHALSKCSPNTFTNMNNYNNVNSYSTTCITSTNNAHISNQNYNNNKNPFNENSINNINNTDSLSYETSNISNVSPPYNTRNTYYMEPEYINKDPNEMVYNSPESEIEVENNEVNNNNFNISMPPNNTPCYNSNTFEYMNDSPIKKTSRTLIMNNNLRNPRYNMRNMNSNNMNGNMYNNMRVSNSFNNLDNNNFDNLVNNNMINNINDNLNINSINNNMNSNTFNNMNSNYNTYNNSYNNNSRNPFYQSNNSYNIEPNGSFNSNYQYNGNNNWNENTGMYSNMNTSKISNMSYTSGVGNRSSNMIPNSNISNARYQQSNKPRRHSHFTGSTSKSYEFLPVNNIDVGSAYPMSNNSRLINHTNQKFNTPIQHKKSQNVVAASRFRQLSPGVNLNVNSNFINGRM, encoded by the coding sequence ATGCCGCATAGACGTACTACTTCTTTTTCCTTATTTCAAAAggataaagataaagaaaaattaaaaatcgTCACTAGTCAATCAGTACCTACAATGAttgattctaaaaaaaacacaatCAGATCAAACATTTATACTCTTCCAGATGGTAGAAAGATCAAAACTGATTCAAGACCTATTACCTCAGTacctttaattaataatactattttgaaaaatgaagacatttttgattttaataattcaaatttaccTAGACCAGATGTTATTAAAAATCATTTCATGCAACAAGGAAAATTATCTGatgatcaattaaaaattatcttgAATCAATTGATCTCTTTATTAGAAACTGAACCCaatcttttaaagattaatacatcaaataaaaacaatcaAACATTGGATCTGCAATCCGTGGATACTACTGTAGAGCAAGATTTGAATAGTGCAGATGATTTAATGgataaaatcattatttgtgGAGATATTCATGGCCAATTTTTcgatcttttaaaattatttgaaatcaatgattttaatttcgAAGATTTTACATATTTATTCTTGGGTGATTATGTGGATCGTGGCTATTTTTCCATCGAAGTTTTAGTTTATTTGtatgttttaaaattaaatttcccaaataatttttaccTATTAAGAGGTAATCACGAATCTGCTCATTTAACAAGCTTctttacttttaaaaatgaaatgaattataaatataaaacaaatttaaatgcAAATACAACAAATACTACTAATGCTAccactaataataataatcgtAATTCAACTATTCCTGGAAATCAAAATGATGATCCAAACGTATATGATTTATGttgtaaatcatttaatCATTTACCTATTGCCGCTGTggtaaatgaaaaatatttttgtgtTCATGGTGGTATAGGTCCAGATTTGAATTATCTCGATGATATCAATAACATTAATAGATTCGTTGAGATTCCGTCAAGCGGGTTATTATGTGATTTAGTTTGGTCTGACCCAACTGAAGACTATGATGATGCTCCAactgatgatgaagatgatgaagaaaatgatgctaataattctaattcaaacGAAAACGACAATTCAAGAATAAATAACGATACAACTGTAGATACAACTAACATGCAAGACTCTTCTTTGAACATCACTACCATTGAATCAATCGATACAAATGGTGAAATTACTGCTGATggagatatttttttcgttCCAAATGAATCAAGAGGTTGTTCAGTTTGCTTCACTTATAAAGCTGTATGTGAGTtcttgaagaaaaataatttattatcaatcaTTAGAGCACATGAAGCGCAAGATCTAGGCTATAGAATGTATAAGAATACAAAAGAATATGATTTCCCAAGTATGCTAACGATTTTTAGTGCCCCAAATTATTTGGattcttttgataataaagcCGCTATATTAAAGATCGAAAATGACACTCTAAATATTAATCAGTTTGAAAAATCTCCTCATCCTTATCTATTACCTGATTTTATGGATGTTTTTTCATGGTCTTTACCATATGTAGGTGAGAAAATTAATGATCTGTTAGtgtcaattttaaatatttgtaatgatgatgatgttAAGGTTTCTCCATCAAagttaaaaagaaatttgaaaagataTTCACATTATTCAAGTTCAACCTCAAACTTACCTTCAACATCATCTCCTAAAAAGCAACAAGTAGAAACAAATAAGcctattaaatatttatctgACGATCCTGAAACATTCACATATATGAATCACTCATCCACTCAGTCTGCACCTGATTTAGTTAACCCTTATTCAGTAAATTCATACAAGTTATCGAACTCACAAACAATTTATCCCACTTTTAAAGATGTAGATAAAAAGATCGTTTATTCGAAATTACATAATACGGGGAAaactaattttaattcaactTCGGATTtatattctaattcaattacAAGTTCCAAATTCAATAGAAATAACATAAAAGCTAACCCGACTTCAGAGTTATCCTTTGgtattgataaaaaaaacaataatccTGCATTTACTCAGAATTCTTCTctagtaaaaataaattcaaattctaatagAACTAACTCACCAAATGGATCCCCAGATGgcaattcaaataataataatagttcaAGACCTGCATCATTTCCACAACGACACTCTTATCATGCCTTAAGTAAATGTAGCCCAAATACATTTACTAATATGAATAACTACAACAATGTTAACAGTTATAGTACCACATGTATTACTAGTACTAATAATGCCCATATctcaaatcaaaattataacaataataaaaatccatttaatgaaaattcaaTCAATAACATAAATAATACAGACTCTCTTTCATATGAAACTAGTAACATTTCTAATGTATCTCCACCGTATAATACTCGAAATACATACTACATGGAACCTGAATACATAAACAAGGATCCAAATGAAATGGTTTATAATTCCCCTGAATCTGAAATCGAagttgaaaataatgaagtgaacaataataattttaatattagtatGCCCCCCAATAACACTCCCTGTTACAACTCTAATACGTTCGAATATATGAATGATTCtccaattaaaaaaactaGCAGaactttaataatgaataacAATTTAAGAAATCCTAGGTATAACATGAGAAACATGAACTCCAATAATATGAATGGAAACATGTATAACAATATGCGTGTTAGTAACTCGTTTAATAATCTtgataataacaattttgATAATCTTGTGAACAACAATATGATCAACAATATAAACGATAATCTCAATATTAACTCCATCAATAACAATATGAATAGCAACACTTTCAACAACATGAACAGTAATTACAATACTTACAATAATAGttacaataataattctaggAATCCATTTTATCAAAGTAATAACAGCTACAACATTGAACCGAATGGTTCATTCAATTCTAATTATCAATAcaatggtaataataattggaaTGAAAATACGGGTATGTATTCAAATATGAATACCagtaaaatttcaaatatgaGTTACACAAGTGGGGTTGGTAATAGGAGTTCAAATATGATCcctaattcaaatatctCGAATGCAAGATATCAACAGTCAAATAAACCAAGAAGACATTCTCATTTTACTGGGTCCACCTCTAAGTCTTATGAATTTTTGCCAgtcaataatattgatgTTGGCTCTGCGTACCCTAtgtcaaataattcaagattaataaatcatactaatcaaaaatttaatacaCCAATTCAACATAAGAAGAGCCAAAATGTTGTAGCTGCAAGTAGATTTAGACAATTATCGCCTGGTGTAAATCTTAAcgtaaattcaaattttattaatggtAGGATGTAA
- the DIF1 gene encoding Dif1p (similar to Saccharomyces cerevisiae YLR437C and SML1 (YML058W); ancestral locus Anc_4.316), with the protein MDTYNSNSLAQQSADGENMKQSRISPSIPSSAQFRSKHHDEVMSAGMRVRQSINASYLSNLNNYTSKIVPGYKREELPNNLKNNPPMISMKQRTTSSFSNSNLETWDLSTVSSKEQQTPNNAMTSFDEDSKPKRRRDEDEDEDDEDMY; encoded by the coding sequence ATGGACACTTACAATTCAAACAGTTTAGCACAACAATCTGCAGATGGAGAAAATATGAAACAAAGCCGTATTTCACCATCGATCCCGTCATCTGCCCAATTTAGAAGTAAACACCATGATGAAGTGATGAGTGCTGGAATGAGAGTTAGACAATCGATTAATGCCAGTTATTTGTCtaatttaaacaattacACTTCTAAGATAGTTCCAGGCTACAAGAGAGAAGAATTaccaaataatttgaagaaCAATCCACCTATGATATCAATGAAACAAAGAACAACTTCATcgttttctaattctaatttggAAACATGGGACTTATCAACCGTCTCTAGCAAAGAACAACAGACTCCAAATAACGCAATGACTTCTTTCGATGAAGATTCTAAACCAAAGAGAAGAAGAGATGaggatgaagatgaagatgatgaagacATGTATTAG
- the SEC39 gene encoding Sec39p (similar to Saccharomyces cerevisiae SEC39 (YLR440C); ancestral locus Anc_4.323) produces the protein MIEKQLYLLTCIFASRGDSLNLKIILKNEKVNGVNFVEKLNIVCVLWPELDDPSNLKFLFTDDEEMTDDSDLIRSYDGDDIYRNPADLVVNILKNNEELISIIESDHNCLNERYDHMVDYINTKLSVIQTLKGSLDVLNTELSLKYTWLKNRIILVNNFYPMDTIFNRTLWSLKVFRDKPINDQSHSIFFNWINGTIYPLYYINQRLNKTLKIQEFENLKTEDVINMILNSQETLKKETIVNELFPYIRYNNCFDLYLESFFNSDKIQINNLSDYQRFKSLFIEINEEIRSFFGNLDELTSINSKFQTNSLDIILKNNKWLITQFKGTKEINELIIRIDHNIEAKKYGNCFKIKKILRIIENIFHNDITYTIDEINDTIENNNKEQQVSKFTEFLENLMKNGYSFRIEKLITNSENIKDIKFVFNKFETTEEIERLVIDILMNYREFDLVGDILGSHSDEDSQINDIVIKYYWKTIKKFNNDGTKKNVEMLNIEKILTILKHRKEVNEYHYLRQLVNNCYELSKYSIKPIDIIQYKQEPIKIISKMLENNNGLYKEFEIFNEKVYNNLQIEITNDERIEIINLQIINSLKNFDFNFAYQMIQDLFANYQAESYQKYWETIYLFVKFTDPKWFDINNYGDNSRNESSDELPINIIITKLEIIEELSNICPVEESEKVINYWSELELELATRDIIYEAEYIEKDENSMNNSMNKIINDMSMTVSSFFPHSAGSNTTATT, from the coding sequence ATGAtagaaaaacaattatacTTATTGACATGCATATTTGCTTCGAGAGGTGATTCTCttaatttaaagattatcTTGAAGAATGAAAAGGTCAACGGTGTGAAttttgttgaaaaattaaatatagtGTGTGTATTATGGCCTGAATTAGACGATCCATCGAATCTCAAGTTTTTATTCACAGATGACGAAGAAATGACAGATGATAGTGATTTAATTAGAAGTTATGATGGCGATGATATTTATAGAAATCCTGCAGATTTGGTTGTCAATATtctgaaaaataatgaagaactaatatcaattattgAAAGTGATCACAATTGCCTCAATGAAAGATATGACCATATGGTTGATTATATCAATACAAAGCTGTCAGTAATTCAAACTTTGAAGGGCTCTTTAGATGTTTTGAATACTGAACTAAGTTTAAAATACACTTGGTTAAAAAATCGTATTATTCTTGTGAATAACTTTTATCCAATGgatacaatttttaatagaacGTTATGGAGCTTAAAAGTATTCCGGGATAAGCCAATTAATGATCAAAGccattcaattttttttaattggaTTAATGGTACAATTTATccattatattatattaaccaaagattaaataaaactctaaaaattcaagaGTTTGAAAATCTTAAAACTGAGGATGTAATTaatatgattttaaattcgCAAGAAACtctgaaaaaagaaactatagttaatgaattattccCATACATTAGGTATAATAATTGCTTCGACTTATATTTagaatctttttttaattctgataaaattcaaattaataatttaagtGATTATCAACGatttaaaagtttatttatCGAGATAAATGAAGAGATCCGTAGTTTTTTTGGTAATCTTGATGAATTAACATCCATCAATTCTAAATTCCAAACTAATTCTTTGGATATAATTCTcaaaaataacaaatggCTAATTACGCAATTTAAAGGTactaaagaaattaatgaattaataataagaattgATCATAATATTGAAGCAAAGAAATATGGTAACTGCttcaaaattaagaaaatattaagaattattgaaaatatttttcataatgACATAACTTATActattgatgaaattaatgatacaatagagaataataataaagaacaACAGGTATCAAAATTCACTGAATTCttggaaaatttaatgaaaaacgGTTATAGTTTTAGAATTGAGAAATTAATTACCAAttctgaaaatattaaagacattaaatttgtatttaacaaatttgAAACTACAGAGgaaattgaaagattagtaattgatattttaatgaattatagGGAATTTGATCTCGTTGGGGATATTTTAGGTAGCCATTCTGATGAAGATTCTCAAATTAACgatattgttattaaatattattggaaaacaattaaaaaatttaataatgatggtacaaagaaaaatgtaGAAATGcttaatattgaaaaaatattaactaTATTAAAACACCGCAAAGAAGTCAACGAATACCATTATTTAAGGCAATTAGTTAATAATTGTTATGAATTGAGCAAATACTCAATTAAACCTATTgatataattcaatataaaCAAGAgccaattaaaattatttctaaaatgTTAGAAAATAACAATGGCCTTTATAAGGAATTTGAgatttttaatgaaaaagttTACAATAATCTTCAGATTGAAATTACCAATGatgaaagaattgaaattattaatctacaaattattaattccttaaagaattttgattttaattttgcaTATCAAATGATCCAAGATTTATTTGCAAATTATCAAGCGGAATCATATCAGAAATATTGGGaaactatttatttatttgttaaatttaCCGATCCTAAATGGTTTGACATCAATAATTATGGTGATAATAGCCGTAATGAGAGTAGTGATGAATTACCAATCAATATCATAATTACAAAACTAGAAAtcattgaagaattaagtAATATTTGCCCAGTTGAGGAATCCGAAAaagttattaattattggaGTGAATTAGAATTGGAACTTGCTACTAGAGATATTATATATGAGGctgaatatattgaaaaagatgaaaattctATGAACAATAGCATGAATAAGATTATAAATGACATGTCCATGACTGTATCTAGCTTCTTCCCACATTCAGCTGGTTCTAACACCACTGCCACTACTTAA